A stretch of the Archangium violaceum genome encodes the following:
- a CDS encoding ATP-binding protein, which produces MITGAQGSAEERQRASNQLLRTLTEAQADFIRGGNPREAFERMLAVVLELTGSESGVIGEVHQAPGSAPSFRVVASLPSNETNAPWELPVRSETPGREPRDLRTLVGTVSTSGEAVLCGGPGAERTFLGLPLESGGERLGVVGLANRPGGYDAELIDFLQPFLLVCGSLLIGCRHEQRHQRDEQELRRTEERSAERLRLVMESLVDGVWDLDLTTGQMFTNRRWMGMLGYDEGELESSFASWSMLCHPEDLPESMRVFNEYMADALPIIEREHRFRCKDGSWRWILSRARIVARDEQGRPLRMVGTNVDITARKLGEDRLRALVSTLPDMVFRIGADGTYRDFHANNNKELLLPPERIIGTNMRDLPLSKPLLDKALMHLARAIREGTLEVFEYVLDMPQSGRTHYEVRLTRSAPDEVISIIRDITERKLAEERLLQQEEELRRHRDSLEELVRTRSEKLLQATLELEEQQSQLIQTEKMASLGQMAAGVAHEINNPVSYVMSNLGSLDQYFSSLAPLMQLQRELLAPQQEESSGVTAEILARMRELWQREDVEYILGDLPELIEESLAGTRRIKEIAQSLRSFAREDSGEPQLVDVNAELASTLKIVWNELKYKCEVKRDFGPLPPVSCHPTQIAQVFTNLLINAAQAIETRGEIRIRTRHEGNEVVVEVADTGKGMTQETISKLFTPFFTTKPRGQGTGLGLSVSYGIITRHKGRIDVQSEPGKGSTFIVRLPAAQR; this is translated from the coding sequence GTGATCACCGGTGCCCAGGGTTCCGCCGAGGAGAGGCAACGGGCCAGCAACCAACTGCTGCGGACGCTCACGGAGGCCCAGGCGGATTTCATTCGCGGGGGCAATCCCCGGGAAGCCTTCGAGCGGATGCTCGCGGTGGTGCTGGAGCTGACGGGCAGTGAATCCGGCGTCATCGGTGAGGTGCATCAGGCACCCGGCTCCGCGCCCTCGTTCCGGGTCGTCGCCAGCCTCCCGTCGAACGAGACGAATGCCCCGTGGGAGCTCCCCGTGCGCTCGGAGACGCCAGGTCGGGAGCCGAGGGATCTCCGCACGCTCGTGGGGACCGTCTCCACCTCGGGGGAGGCCGTGCTGTGCGGAGGCCCCGGCGCGGAGCGCACCTTCCTCGGACTGCCCCTGGAGTCCGGAGGGGAGCGACTGGGAGTGGTGGGCCTCGCCAACCGTCCCGGCGGGTACGACGCCGAGCTCATCGACTTCCTCCAACCCTTCCTCCTCGTCTGCGGCAGCCTGTTGATCGGCTGTCGCCACGAGCAGCGGCACCAGCGGGACGAGCAGGAGCTGCGCCGCACCGAGGAGCGGAGCGCGGAGCGCCTGCGGCTGGTGATGGAGAGCCTGGTGGATGGTGTGTGGGACCTGGACCTGACCACCGGCCAGATGTTCACCAACCGCCGCTGGATGGGCATGCTGGGCTACGACGAGGGCGAGCTGGAGAGCAGCTTCGCCTCCTGGTCCATGTTGTGCCACCCCGAGGACCTGCCCGAGAGCATGCGGGTCTTCAATGAGTACATGGCCGACGCCCTCCCGATCATCGAGCGTGAGCACCGCTTCCGGTGCAAGGACGGCAGCTGGCGCTGGATACTCTCCCGGGCCCGGATCGTGGCGCGCGACGAGCAGGGCCGCCCGTTGCGCATGGTGGGCACCAACGTGGACATCACCGCGCGAAAGCTCGGAGAGGATCGCCTGCGGGCCCTGGTGAGCACCCTGCCGGACATGGTCTTCCGCATCGGCGCCGACGGCACCTACCGCGACTTCCACGCCAACAACAACAAGGAGCTGCTCCTCCCGCCCGAGAGAATCATCGGCACCAACATGCGGGATCTGCCGCTCTCCAAGCCCCTGCTCGACAAGGCGCTCATGCACCTGGCCCGCGCCATCCGCGAGGGCACCCTGGAGGTCTTCGAGTACGTGCTGGACATGCCCCAGTCGGGTCGCACGCACTACGAGGTGCGCCTGACGCGCAGCGCGCCGGACGAGGTCATCTCCATCATCCGCGACATCACCGAGCGCAAGCTGGCCGAGGAGCGGCTCCTCCAGCAGGAGGAGGAGCTGCGGCGCCACCGCGACAGCCTCGAGGAGCTGGTGCGCACCCGCAGCGAGAAGCTGCTGCAGGCCACCCTCGAGCTGGAGGAGCAGCAGTCCCAGCTCATCCAGACCGAGAAGATGGCCTCGCTGGGGCAGATGGCCGCTGGCGTCGCGCATGAGATCAACAACCCGGTCAGCTACGTGATGAGCAACCTGGGGTCGCTGGATCAGTACTTCTCCTCGCTCGCGCCGCTGATGCAGCTCCAGCGCGAGCTGCTGGCCCCCCAGCAAGAGGAGTCCAGCGGCGTGACCGCGGAGATTCTCGCGCGGATGCGCGAGCTGTGGCAGCGAGAGGACGTGGAGTACATCCTCGGGGATCTGCCGGAGCTCATCGAGGAGTCCCTGGCGGGAACCCGGCGCATCAAGGAGATCGCCCAGAGCCTGCGCTCGTTCGCGCGCGAGGACTCGGGAGAGCCGCAGCTCGTGGACGTGAACGCGGAGCTGGCCTCCACGCTGAAGATCGTCTGGAACGAGCTCAAGTACAAATGCGAGGTGAAGCGCGACTTCGGTCCGCTGCCGCCCGTGAGCTGCCACCCCACGCAGATCGCCCAGGTGTTCACCAACCTGCTCATCAACGCGGCGCAGGCCATCGAGACGCGGGGAGAGATCCGCATCCGCACGCGGCACGAGGGCAACGAGGTGGTGGTGGAGGTGGCCGACACGGGCAAGGGGATGACGCAGGAAACGATCTCCAAGCTCTTCACGCCCTTCTTCACCACCAAGCCAAGGGGCCAGGGCACGGGACTCGGGCTGTCCGTCAGCTACGGCATCATCACCCGGCACAAGGGCCGCATCGACGTGCAGAGCGAGCCCGGCAAGGGCAGCACCTTCATCGTCCGCCTGCCCGCCGCGCAACGCTGA